Within the Peromyscus maniculatus bairdii isolate BWxNUB_F1_BW_parent chromosome 2, HU_Pman_BW_mat_3.1, whole genome shotgun sequence genome, the region gcTCTCTAGCCCTCCCCCGTTATCTGACCTTGGAGTTTGTTCCTGTTTCCAGCCTGAGATGTCGAAAGCTTAGTTTGTTTGCTGTAGCCGCTTACGTTTTCTAAAGTACTTAAGGTCATAAACCTTTcttcacaaaaccaaaaagactttgttggtggtgatggtagggTACTGcagcacgtgtggaggtcagagagcagcttGTGggactgattctctccttccacctttgcaTGGgctctgggcattgaactcaggctgtcagccttGTACAAGCTCCTCTACCCACGGAGCCATTGGACTGgccaaacttttcttttaaataaaattaattacactctttatttgtgtgctgtgggatgtctttcagtATGCTgttaatatgtgttgctctgattggttgataaataaagctgctttggcctatgggaaggcagcttagaggcaggtagcaaatctaaggagagagacaggaagaagaaaggcagaggcaggacagatgccagcctctgccaaaggagaagcaagatgcccacagaccggtaaagccacagaatacatggcaaaacacagattaatagaaatgggttaatttaaaatataagagctatctagcaagaagcctgacccataggccatatagtttacaagtaataaaagcctctgtgtgtttacttggaatcAAGCAGCCGCAGGACCCAGAAGGGGGAGATTTGTACCaaccacagggccaggcaggaccggagaaacctccgactgtgtgtgtgtgtgtgtgtgtgtgtgtgtgtgtgtgtgtgtatgtgggcacgcctgtgtggtggtcagaggacagtgtgtgggatttggttctctccttccaccatgtctgTCCTAGGGGTCAGACTTAGTTTGTCAGACTGgtaacaagtgcttttacctgctgagccgtctcactggcctcCGACCTTTCATACTGTATTCCTTTGCCACATTGTCTAGGAGTGCTTACAGTAAGATTTGGGATGAAGGGAAATGCTAAGTGGGAACCTTTTAAAATTAACCATCTGTTACTAGGAAACTGGCAAGAAGAACTTGGATGGTATTTTAAGGATGTCaaaatcagtcattaaaaataCTTCTGGGGACGGGAAATGGCTTTAGTGGGTAAAGTatttgctgggcaagcatgaggacctgagttcatatccccagCCCCCGGGGATTAAAGCCGGGTATGGGGCCGTGCGTGCCTAtaacccaagtgctgggaggatGGAGGCAGGTAGGTCCTAGGAGTTTGCTTACCAGCCAATATAGTaagacagtgagctccagattcactgagtggccctgtctctaaaataagaGGGACCTAGgcatagtggtgtatgcctttaattccagcattcaggaggatgaggcaggtggatctctagacACTAACCTCgtgtacatagagagttccaggccagccaaaatTACAGAGTGCTctgcctaaaaaataaaaaaccctaaaAGACAGAGAGCAATATGGGAAGAAACCCCGAGCCAACCCCAGCCTCTACGTGTGCATACATAAAGCAAGTGCACTGTCAGCCATGCACATAGATAGTGTGCTGTCTCTCACTTTTCTTCCCCACCcgccttttttaaaaagaaaagaaaaatgggttgTTTGGGGGTCAGATGACTAAGCGGGTAGAGTGCACAAGCATGGAGAGCTCACTCTGGATCTCCATACCCAACAAAAGCCAAGCAAAGCAGCAGCGATTAACCCTAGCACGGGGCTTGGAGAAGGCAGATCCaggggctcattggccagtcagtctaAATGGAGAGCAGGCTTCAGGTTCAGGAGAGTCCCTGTTTCAGAAATAACACCGAGACGTGATTGAAGAAAGCTGTTCTGACATCAACGCCAGACCTACCCACATATACACGCACCCCCattcacccaccccaccccaccccacacaataAAGCCACTGACTTAAAAAGAATACTGGTTTAAATGATCATGATTAGCACACTCATGAATATAATGCATGAGAAATTACAAATTTGGTTTATTTCTCTGGTGTGATGGGTCCTTGAAGCTTTGTTGTAAAAGGACAATTATCTCAAGCTTTGTTGTAAATGGACAACTATCTCAGAGCACGTTTTTACTGTCCTTTCAGGAGCCGCGGCAGTGGCGTGGAGCAATCCCGTGTCCAGCTGGTTGAGTGCTATGCTCCACTGCTTTGGTGGAGGAATTTTGTCCTGTGTACTGCTTGCAGAGCCTCCAGTGAAGTTCCTTACAAACCACACGAATATTTTACTGGCTTCTTCAATCTGGTAAGTTGCCCCTAGGTTGCACTGTGAGGGGTTTTAAGAATTCTTGTATAGATGGTGGTAACACAGCTCCTTTTCCTTCAAGGTTTTTTAAGTCCTTAAGTTCACGCATGTGCAGTGAAGGAACACAGCGGTGCCCAAGGTTTTAAGTGCAAATTTACCTCTTGATAATTGTTCTCACAGGTTTTTGTGGGAACATTTTAATGTGAGAGAACATGAAGTACTggtccaaatattttattttgtgaaacaaACTCTAACACATAGAATTACGACATGATAAAAACTTAAATATGAACAACTAAACAGAAAGTCCAAGTGATTATGGCTTATGTATAATTTTCTTGTCTTCCTCTttgttggattttatttatttatttaatttgtttgtttgttgatagagagatagatagattgattcaatgtctcattgtgtagccctggctgtcctgaaactcagtatgtagaccaggctgtccttgaactcatagagatccacttacctctgcctcccgagtgctggggctaaaggtatacaccaccacgtCCAGCTATTGGATTATTTAAAGACCTCTGACATCTTTAAAGATTAATTTGATACTTTTGAAGTGAAGGACAAAATGTTGGTAGGAACTGACTTGGATTCTTCTACATCCAAATTCGGATATTCGGAATAGGATTGACTAAGTTAAAAGTATTGAATATTGATAAAATCAgtgtgctttgttttatttagacTAAACTATGCTTTCTATTAAAAACCCTATCAATTTAATACATATCAGGAAcattgagaattctttttttttgtttgtttgtttgttttgtttttttttttttttttgagacagggtttctctatgtagccctggctgtcctgggactcaagagatccgcctgcctctgcctcccgagtgctgggattaaaggtgtgtgccaccaccgcccggcttagaatttatttttactggggctggtgagatggctcagtgggtaaaggggctaGGTGGACAAGCCTGGCCACCTGAATTGTCGCCCCAGCACTGGCATCAAGGCGGGAGGAGAGAGTCAGCCACACAAACTGCCCTCTTGACTCCACTTGTCCATTGTGGCGTGCAGCGCCCCCATCATGCAAGTgcaaacaataataaatatatttaaaattcatttttattataataatttaaatattcttaaGTACTTATATAAACAGGgatattataaataatagtaGTAGTGGTGAAGTAGTAGTGGGAACCTGTGGCTGTGGAAAGTAGGTGGGGTAGAATTATTCACTTGCTAGTAATTATTGAATTAGTATTATATATCAgctaaaattcattttcatatttaatcATTAGTCCTGTGAAGTAgctattgtaatttttttcctgacAAAACCTTTTGTTGGTgacattaagagaaaaaaaatgacttaaataCTATGAAACACTATGTTACATCTCTCTAATCTATGGCTAAATTATGAATTATTCTATAACTATTTGAAACATCTAATAAACATAAGCTATCTAATCAGTTATGAAATGACTTAGTGCATTGAACTATTCTGCATGATGACCCTCCTCCATATGAACAGGATTCCAGGTcttactgtgtttttgttttttttaaatgcaatgtAGTTTGTggaattaggattttttttttttctactaacagtgataacagacCGGTTTCACTCTCAAGTAGATGGTATCTAAGATCATGACTCAAACTAtcaaatgagagagaagagaatataCTACTTTAAACTCAGACAGGAAAGGCTTACAGTGGTTCTACTGAAGGCTGCTGCTTGCTTTCATTAAGAACACACTTTCTCTCTTTAATAGTTTATGTTTTTCAGCTGTGGAAAGTAGGTGGCATGGAGTTATTCATTTGCTAGCTAGTATCTATtgaattaatattatatattaggtAAATTATTTTCATACTTAACGATGAGCTATTgtaattagttttttaaaaagatttatttatttttattttatgtggatgggtgttttgtttgcatgtatgtattgtaccatgtgtatgcctggtgccttgAGAGTCCACAAAAAGGctttggataccctggaactgaaataacagagttgtgagccaccatgtgggtgctgagaattgaatccaggtcctctgtaacagcAGCCACTGTTCTAAACTCCTGAGAtgtctcttcagccccttaaaaaaaaaaacaaaaaaaaaaaaactagcttacACATATCAAATTTCTTTGTGGTATTCTCGTTCGTGCTCAGGCTTGGCTGATTCTCCCGATCCTTCCTGACCTCCCTGGTCCTCTTCATTATCCTTCAGACCCCAGTATTCCGCCTTCCATTTTTGTATCCAATGTGTCCTGCCCACTGTCCTACCAGGGGTAGCTGTTGTTACTGCTGTTTGACAGCAAGGACGCCGAGACATGGGACAACTGCTGTAATTGTCATATCTAGTAGGTGGCAGGGCTAGAATCAGAACAAGTGTGACCTTAGAGCCTCCATGTGTGACAGCTACAGTATCTCATAGACTTGCTTAATCATATCACAGTATCGTCTTCCAGAACACTTCTAAAGGACTTccatttctatattattttagaAGGATACTAACATTTTGGTTTTATAAATGTTGTTTAAATGCTGAAACTATGTAAGAACTAAGACAGCCAGATTCTgtacttcctgtctctcctgtTTCTGGTCTTAAATACTGAGCCTCCCATGTCTGGCCTGGACTTTTAGTAATTTCCTACATGGGCTAGTTGCTTCTTTCATTACCCCCTAAATCTATTCTAATGATAAAGTGATTATCTTAAAATATGTTATAGTATGTCACTCGTGTGTGCAGTAATTAGGAACAAATCCTGAGTTTGACCATGGCCTGTACATCCCTACAAAGGCTCCCtctgttttctttgctgttaTGTGTAACCGGTCTGTCTCCTACTCCATTCTAGCACACTGAACTTGCTGCTTGAACACATAAGGTGTCCTGCCTCTGGGACTTTGTTCTTCCTTCgtttctctgtctcctccaaCCCCAGACTGCTGATGTTACCTTCCCTCACAGACCTTCTGTGACTGtcatatcctcctcctcctctgtttccttctcaGATTCATTAACATCGCAGATGTTACCAGTTGGCTTTTTAACAATGCTGGTTTGTTTCACTTCTAGAAAACATCATATCAGAGCAGAAGCCTCACTTTGTTAATTGTGCCACTAAGAACTGTTCAGATCAGTAGATATACCTTCGAAAGAGTGGATTGCTGTGTACCGTGATTTCTGGATTTGAGTAGCAAGGAACTATAGATCTTGATTAGTTGATCCAGCAAATGAAATACAATTTCATGCCTATGAATGTATGCCTTTACATTTAAAAGGTATGTTAGAAGTGGAAAGAACGTATTTttcagcacacacatacaggggTAATAGACACTTCTGACTTCCTGGTCTTTGGTAAGCCCAGTATACGACTCATAGAAAAGCAGGGTGGTTGATTGGTTCTTTTACTTGCTGATCTCCTGCAAAGATGATTAGTTTTTAAAAGGATGTTTTGTGAGATTCTATAGATTTCGGTTTTTGTCATGATTTGAAGCTAATTGTCCCATCTTTGGCCAGTGGGAGACTTTAGAGGaacccccagccctgggattagcATCCTTGTTTCTGGTACTATAAGACTCTTACACTTCTTCTGgaattagttttagttttaggttttttttttttttttgttaaagtgAGAAATAGTTTTCTAAGCCTCACTCAGAGCATTAAAGGTGTTGCTAGGGCATCCACTGAGCTGAGTTcaggcaaagaaaaagaaaatgactctaGTTCATATTGATGTGTATTTCTAATTCAAATTCAGTACTATGgagtttttatttatcttatctgTTACATATGTAGTACTTAATTTATCGACATACAAAGAATTCTGTTTTTTATTGGGCAAAGGATATAACAAAATTAGAATATTCTGACATTGCTAGtgaattttattctgttttttgctCATGTACATTTAGTCATATCCATCTTTAAAACAAGGGTGTGTTTTACACTGTTGTAGTTTCATGGCTAGTACGCCAGTCTTCCCTACTTAGTTTTCATTCAGTCTTATTTTTTGTTCAGTATATACTTGGTGAACATCACCAGTTTTTATCCCTGTCTCTTATTTTGGCTCTTTGAAGCTCTGGGAAATCCTGTGAGGTGAGGACTATTTTATCCTTAACAGATCATTGAGGTTAATGACTTATACAAGGTATCAGAGATTTTAGGTAGCTGGAGCTCTGGTTTAAACCTTGGCTATTTAATCTTCTAGTTGGTGCATAAGCAGAAAATTGCTTTGAATTCTGGAAATAGGAATGTTGGCCTTACCGTCtcttaaatatgaaaaatgatgCTGGCTTTCACGCAGTATGTTTTGCTATTTTAATATTAGAAGTTTTAACATTTAGAATAAAGTTTTTTGACTGTGCTTCTTCCGACTTTTAGAGTCAATTGATTTGGGGAATCATATAGCAAGGAAGGTCATCTTTAACACTGCAGCTACTCAGTGCGCACATGGCACATGTTTGGAGGTTAGCGCCATCTACTGGTAAAGACAAACAAGACCTTGGTTCTGTCAGTATATAGCTAGCTACTGTCCCAACACCCAACACAACATATAGTTTCattcaagttttctttttaaaaatctatttatggGGACagtacatattttataatttttccatGCATTGATTTTATGTCTCAGAATGTTTTCCTTAAACTCCCAAGCACACTGTAGTGAGATTACATTTAGATGAGGGGATACACGAGCCATCGTTTTATAGGTGTTTCCAAGACCTATCGATGAAAGTCCTTactgcagagcagagcagagctgttgCATAAGGCAACCATGGCTACAGTGTGTGGTTTGGCTCAGTTAAGTGACGCTGCCTTTGACAGAAAAGGAGAACTGACAGTAGATGAAGCAATGTTCTTAATGATTAGCCCTCCTCTGTGCCCAGCCTCTGGCTGTAACCTAAGTTATGCTCCCATCTTAAAACCTGTCTAGACTGGTTTAGCTTGCATTTGTTGGCTGTATCCTGTTTTAGACTAACTTCTACTCtgtgtcatttttctctttctgttaatCCGACCTACATCACTTAAGAGCACGTGAGAACTCCATGGTTAGCTTTTCTCTccgctgggttttgttttttaatttttttttttagtgctttCAAGGTAAAGGTATTTTAGATGTTGGAAACTTAAAGTGGAATTATCCTCTTTACAGAAGAGACCTGCTGTTTAATTAATGACTGTTGGTCCACTAATTCATCAGAGAAATGTCACATAGCTAGCTTGTGTCACAGAACAAGTGGGGTCATTTGTCGGACGTGCTTATTTGTAAGTCTTGAGCATGACAAAGAGCTGTTCCTTtactccatggcagctcaagtgGGCACAGGGTTTCGTTAACATGTGAGATCGTTGTAGCTGTACTTTAGAAAAGTGGATAAAACTTAGGACTCAGAAGTaacaataattataaattatagacTATATGTTATAATGTCACATAGTTGGCTGTCAAGTCCAGAATTGCTGTTGTAGTAATCGGTTTTCACACATGTTAAAGATAGAGTTAGGGAATGCAGATAGAGTCATTGTAATACGTTTTTTCATCTTCTTTTGAGTATGTTCTTCCTAGCATGAATTACTGCTGAAGCAAAACCACAGTGTCTGTTCTTAATCTAAGATTGTTTACTtttattaagaatatatatacaatttattaCTTAAGTGTATATGCTTTTTCTGTCCATTGTCTAACTTCCTGTAAATCATTTATACATATAAAGACTTTGAAAAGATCCTATGTCCatggaaaaattttaaactataagATCTTATCTCAGATGACATAAAATCGTCTCTAGatacttcatttctttctcccaGATTCTGTAATTTTCCAGTGATTCTTTGCTATGTTTTGTGTTTTCCCCCTAGAGTGAGTGCTAATGAATGATTCAGAGCTATTTTTCATTGTGCTGAGTTTTTGGTTAGAGGACAGCTGATAAGTTGCAGGATTCCTGTCATCCAGCGACCAGTGTAATCTACTTAGGAGCACTCTAgcctttattttatattgtagAGAACAATGTCTAAAGAGCATTTTTAGGCTTGACAGCCAGCTGCTTCAGTTGCCTAGAGCTCCTGCTTGTCTGAGCTGAGATGAAATGGAACAGACCTTCCAGGGCCATGGGTATAGTGGTGTTGGAGTGGGactttgaataataataataataataataataataataataataataataataaggaattAGCGAGTAAGATGAAGAAGGGATGTGGAGGCTGACCAAACTGTTGCTTCCCATGTTAGGTTTCTGGAGCAGTGTGTTGGCAAATATTTCATATTCCGTGAATACACTGGAGGTTTGTGAGTTTATGACTCATGAATTGAAGTAAAATTAACTATTGCTTTCAAAAGAGCCCCAACACTTTTCCCTGCCGAGTGTTCTACATCACCCCATTAGAAGATCTGCTGTGCTTTATGCATGGAAACTGTCTCTtaggaatggaaggaagaaacaatATAGTTTCTAGTAAATACCACTGATAGTATTTGAGGGGGTGCTGAAAACCAAATGAAGTTTAAAACTGCGATTCTCCAGAGAATGGGTGAGTTATTCTTAAACTAGCAACAACTTCATTGGCTAAAACTAAGCATATTCGCCAAATTAAAGACTGAGCTTCATATTCTTTCTGCTGcatgaaaatacattttccaTAACATAGGCCCATTTCCTTGTGAGCTGTCTCTGTCTTTGCACAGATTTTAACTTATGCCCTAAGCTAAGGGACACAGGTCAAGATGTTAGCAGAGATGAAATGCAACCTCTGTTCATTTACCAAAAGGCTCCTTTGTTTGGTTCCTTTTCCCTAAGAACAAAGACACTAAGTGTCCGTGGCCTGTACCTGCTGGAACTGATGGTGCACTTGCTTCCTTTTGGTAATAAATTATGTACCTGTTTGTTCTAAAACTGTATGAATAAGTTAAAAACTCTATGGAGTATTGCAAAGTGTATGACTCCTTTCCCTcatgacacagacagattatatATGTTTTGTGTGAATTAAAAAACAACCTGGTGTCCAGTCtactttttttgaaaaatgttccAAGCTTTATGGATAATCACACTCTTTGTGTTATGCTGTGTCGCTAGTGATAATGATTTAGATGTTCACTTCTAGTCTTCTGATATTATttacacattaaaatatttaaattttaatttcaggtATATTGTATTTTTTTGCCCACGTGACCTAGTTTCCCAGGGCTATTCATATCTACCTATTCAGCTCCTGGCTGCGGGAATGAAGGAAGTGACCAGAACTTGGAAAATAGTAGGTGGAGTCACACATGCTAATAGCTATTACAAAAATGGCTGGATAGTCATGATAGCTATTGGATGGGCCCGAGGTAATATTAATACTATGTGTTCATACGTATTCTGTTATTGATGTACTGTAATTCTGAATACTTCTCTGCTTGCAGGAGTGGGGATCACATACTTTAATAACTCTTTTTGGAAAGTGAAAACTTTGTCTTTTTTAGCTACtaaagttaatttaaaagttACTTACATGAGAATTAGTGATCACCCCTAATTTTGAGCCTGATGGTCTTGTAAAGTTCCTTATAAATAATTGCTTTAGGTTTTCTTGAACCATATGCAATCATAATTAGTTATTTTGCCACAAATGAAACAGTTTAATGAGAACTTTTGTGGGTCATGTAAATTAACTAGCATTGCTGAGGCtgagcgtggtggtgcacacctgtaatctgagtacttgggaggctgaggcaggaggtcacAAGTTTGAAATCAGGTCGAGCTATACAGTGATTTctaggccatcctaggctacatagaaagaccctgtctaaaaatgaaaacaaattgctttatattcctttcttgTGAGTTGTTAGAAGTAGCAAATATTCATATTCCCATTGTTCTAATTgctaatataattattttatattctttcgACTAGGTAGACtatatagttgaggatgaccttgaacttgtgaccatactgcctctacctcctgagtgctgggatcagaggaaagtgctgccatgcctggttcaTGCATTGTCAGGGATtgatacatgctaggcaagtgtttttACCAACGGGGCTGTGTCACTAACCCTGGTGTTGTATATGTAAGCATCGAACATATTTCTGGAGCCTCTGTTACAGTATGCTGCACCTAAAACTAACCATATCAAGGAAAGAAATATTAAGAGAGGATCTTACTTTTCACAAAACAGTTCTATATATGCATCTCTGTGCTTGAGATCTCAGCTTTAACTGCAGATCACAGTAAGACAGGCGGTTGTCAAGCTGGGGAGAGAGAATGCAGTTGTCTCAGATCTCGATACACAGAAGActactttttcttcctctcaagAATTCTGTTTTGGTAATCTTGTATTTTAAAGCAAGAGGGGAAAGTCTGACTTCCCCTGCCatgtattttcttaataaaactggctaaatatttttatttctttctcttcttctcttttttaggTGCAGGGGGTGTTATTGTCACATCTTGTGAACAGTTGCTAAAAGGAGATTGGAAACCAAAAGGTGATGAGTGGCTGAAGATGTCCTTGTAAGTGGTATATATCATACTGAGAGCTGGGCCTACAGTAGTGGCTACTACCCAGCTTCTTTGAAAAGAACAGTTTTCGAACTGTGTAGGTGGCTGAAATGTACCCGAGAAATAAATGGCAATCGAAATGGGAAGAAAACCAGCAGATTCATTCTAAGAGTTTACTTTCCCAGGTGAACTCCTAAAGTCAACATCAGTTTTCTGTGGATTCCCCTCCTTTATAAAACAGCTGGgaggctagagagctggctcaatggttaagatcacttgctgttcttacagaggacccaggttcagctcctgGCACCAAGGTGATGTCTCAAACTTTTTGTGACTCAGTTCCAATGGATCTGATGGCTTCTTCTGACCCCTGTGAGCACCAGGTACAcagtatatacatgcatgcaaagcacccatatacataacAATGACAAAACCTACTTAATGTGCAACATGAACTTGTTCTCCTCATATGCAGATCCTAGCTTtctgtatgtatgatgtgtaGGTATGAGCAGAGAGTAAGTCCTGAAACAAGGAAGAGGCCCAAGTAGGTTTGAGGAAGGAGTGGGGAGCTTGATAGGCCGGTCTCATAGGCTACCGTTGAAGTCCAGAGGACAGAGCCATGCTGTGTAAAATTAGAGCATGGAGCCTGCAGCTGTCGCCCTGGATCCAGTGGAACTCCATCTGCTGGATGTTTGAGATGTCTTGGTGCCAGGGATCTCTCCTTTCCCTTTGGAAGGGGAATGTCTGTGACTGTAGCCAGCCTCTGTTCCACCACTGTGCTTTGGAAGGAGACATGATATAATTTTCCAGGGCGTCTCAATCTCCATAACAAATCTACTACTTTGATTTAAATCTTCCTTAAATCCTCTCCAGTGTCCTTTCCCAATTATCTACAAACTGCTTATTTTTTTAGAGTTACTCTTTAAGAAAACATAATCCAAAATGGTCAGTCAGTGTGTATGTCAAAGCCTTTTTCTTAGTGAGCTGCTTTAGTGTAGGAACCAAGTGGTTAGAACACCAAAAGAACAACAAGATAAATCAGATTccacaggggtggggagggggtgggcctcatgtgtatgtatatgtgtgtgtgttttgtagacaaatttctaaacaatcttattaagtaagaaacacagagccaaatacaggggtgaaagccatagagatcagagaaagtgatagtcaccagctaaccttagctcaccatgtcaCTGTAGCTTCTCaagagaacctcttcctgtctaacctgcgcctttattgccttgctgttctgccctctcattggctcttagctcagccacctcacttccACGTCAttgcttgtctgtacagacctccaggtctctatggttggtacagggattaaaggcatgggtcaccatgcttggttgtgtgtgtccttgaacacacagagctctgcctgccatgtgatcagattaagggtatgtgctatcaccgcctgacttttgtttatggatgactatctatgtcctctgatctctgggcaaactttatttattaatatacaaataaaatatcacattttagtacaaataaaatatcaccacatgtgttcacatgtgtggttGCATATGCATACTAGTGTATGTTTAGTATGTGGAATTCAGATGTTTTTAGAGATATGTCTCCACCGTGTGTGTTGAAGTGAGGTCTTTCatgaacatggagctcactgtttcaggcATCCTGGCTAGCCAGCCTGCCCCAGGGATTTCCCTGTCTGCCTCCTGCACACTGGGATTGCTGGTGGCctttgtgggttctagggatccagTGTGGCCTTCACACTGTACAGCAAGGGCCTCCTTACCCACTGCCATCTTCACAACCCCTCATTTGccttttatacttttaaatgttCAATTTTGTGTACATTGTATACCAtagttatacatatataaactaaCAAgtacattaatattaataattgtcttaaaataataaaaactataggAATATACAATAAAAGTTGAGGAATCACTATTCTAAGACATGATTGTTATTCATATTATTGTATGAAGTCTGGATCTTATACTGTTTAGAACCCAGTCCTTAGTTTATAATACTTTAGTAACCTTTAAATAATAAACTGgcttataaaaatatgttttcatggTTGCAGTGTAGCATTCTCATAGTTTATAGTTTATCCGAGGTCTTTACTGAGATACATAAGTACATGATAAGTGTGTAAGATAAAAATACTGCTGTTGATTTGGTAGGGTAGCAGTATGGCAGTTTCATAATTTCGGCATGAATACTTAAGGTATTAGCAAAGAGTGACCTGCTGTGCTCAAGGTGATAAACTAGAGCTGgctcacagggtctcactatgtagcctaggccagccttgaactcacagatatccacctgccttgcctcccaagaactgggactaaaggtgtgccaccatgcctagcttataCTGCTTTCTGAGAACGACTGTGTACATCTTACTCGCCATTCTCTACAGCAGCCTGAAATTGACCAGTGGTAGCATTTATGCCATGGAACAGGAAAGGCTTTCTCCCACTTCTCTCATCTGTCTTGGGGGCTTGTTTATCATGGCTGGTTTTTCAGGACTAATTCTAGATTTGCATGGTGGGGCATGAAACCttcaagttctttaaaaaaaaatgttag harbors:
- the Tmem38b gene encoding trimeric intracellular cation channel type B isoform X2, with protein sequence MEYPWDDLTLAFSRTSMFPFFDVAHYLVSVMALRQRPGAAAVAWSNPVSSWLSAMLHCFGGGILSCVLLAEPPVKFLTNHTNILLASSIWYIVFFCPRDLVSQGYSYLPIQLLAAGMKEVTRTWKIVGGVTHANSYYKNGWIVMIAIGWARGAGGVIVTSCEQLLKGDWKPKGDEWLKMSFPSKVTLLGSIIFTFQQTKHLAVSKHDLMFLYTFFLVTIKVSGLFHLWVLALQAVSGLSSLSW